The following coding sequences are from one Shewanella eurypsychrophilus window:
- the mtnC gene encoding acireductone synthase, whose product MGIRAIVVDTAGTTTELSFIKDTLFAYSAKALPDFLKENEHNVLVENCICDVRDIALEPEASLERVTEILQLWVAEDRKATPLKTLQGLIWKQGYSQGEFTGHIFPDFIESIEGIKQQNMRLYSFSSGSAEAQKLLFAHSDGGDLTPHFDGHFDTRTGNKLFKQAYCNIINTISLAPKQVLYISDVVEELKAAEEAGMRTMQMVRSNDQRTGSHKQITSFTELTF is encoded by the coding sequence ATGGGTATCAGAGCCATCGTTGTAGATACAGCAGGTACAACAACCGAACTTAGCTTTATTAAGGACACGCTTTTTGCTTACTCAGCCAAGGCACTCCCCGATTTTCTTAAAGAAAATGAGCATAATGTATTAGTTGAAAACTGCATCTGCGACGTGAGGGATATCGCCCTTGAACCTGAGGCCTCACTGGAACGTGTTACTGAAATTTTACAGCTGTGGGTTGCAGAAGACCGTAAAGCAACACCATTGAAAACGCTGCAAGGTTTAATCTGGAAGCAAGGTTATTCCCAAGGTGAGTTCACTGGCCATATCTTCCCTGACTTTATCGAGAGCATCGAAGGGATTAAGCAGCAAAATATGCGTTTATATAGCTTTTCATCAGGCTCAGCAGAAGCGCAGAAGCTATTGTTTGCCCACAGTGATGGCGGTGACTTAACCCCACATTTCGATGGCCATTTCGATACTCGTACTGGTAACAAGCTATTCAAACAAGCTTACTGCAACATCATCAACACCATCAGCTTAGCGCCGAAACAGGTACTATACATCTCAGATGTGGTTGAAGAACTCAAAGCTGCTGAAGAGGCCGGCATGCGTACCATGCAGATGGTTCGCTCAAACGATCAACGCACAGGCAGCCATAAGCAGATCACTAGCTTTACAGAGCTGACGTTCTAA
- a CDS encoding acyl-CoA thioesterase yields MLEKFIAQHPIYTEIPVAWGEMDALQHVNNVVYFKYFETARIDFFTQVNLLSNLQTTQVGPVLSDNHARYKRPVTFPDTLLVGVKISDIQADRFMMHYTVFSQAQQAVTTLGNSLVVMFNFKTGKKATLIPELLSALRDHEEEKTEA; encoded by the coding sequence ATGTTAGAAAAATTTATCGCACAGCACCCTATCTACACAGAGATACCTGTTGCTTGGGGAGAGATGGATGCCCTTCAACATGTGAATAATGTGGTCTATTTCAAATATTTTGAAACTGCAAGAATCGATTTTTTTACTCAAGTAAACCTACTTAGCAATCTGCAAACGACTCAAGTCGGCCCAGTACTGAGTGATAACCATGCCCGCTATAAACGCCCGGTGACTTTTCCTGATACATTACTTGTCGGCGTTAAGATTAGCGATATTCAAGCCGACCGTTTCATGATGCACTACACAGTATTTAGTCAGGCGCAGCAAGCGGTTACAACTTTAGGTAACTCGCTAGTGGTGATGTTTAATTTTAAAACTGGCAAGAAGGCTACACTGATCCCAGAGCTATTATCGGCGCTAAGAGATCACGAAGAAGAGAAGACTGAGGCGTAA
- a CDS encoding acyl-CoA thioesterase — protein MKPETFFSLAIQPRFNETDGLGHINNTVLPVWFEAAREPIFEIFNPSLDLSQWNLIVAGFTIAYTSPTNYGSAVSVKTWISRVGNSSFEVAQQSWQGGKMTAEAKTTLVHYDYGIDKSQPISDGVKAQLSQLTGV, from the coding sequence ATGAAACCTGAGACCTTTTTCAGCTTGGCCATTCAGCCCCGATTTAATGAAACTGATGGCCTAGGCCATATCAATAATACTGTGCTTCCTGTGTGGTTTGAGGCTGCCCGTGAGCCGATATTTGAGATTTTTAATCCTAGCCTAGATTTGAGTCAGTGGAATCTAATCGTGGCGGGTTTCACCATAGCCTATACGTCGCCAACGAACTATGGTTCAGCTGTATCGGTGAAAACTTGGATTAGTCGCGTGGGTAATAGCAGCTTCGAGGTGGCCCAGCAGAGCTGGCAGGGTGGCAAGATGACCGCAGAAGCTAAGACCACATTGGTGCATTACGATTACGGTATAGATAAGAGTCAGCCTATCTCTGATGGTGTAAAAGCGCAGTTATCTCAACTGACAGGCGTTTAG
- a CDS encoding AMP-dependent synthetase/ligase: MSLEQYHLTRLIKQQSLQLGEAIALEGFEMAAPWHKVSWSDFDSISTKIAQALIHFGFDAQDRIVILAQNCPQWTCADIASLKTRAVVVPIYPTSTFEQASYIVDDAKAKLIFAGDQAHYQMACELTNTCSSLVKVVVFDKNVTLQDNDNHHYFDDLIAESYPSKTLIELDKRLEAANLDDLLTLIYTSGTTGDPKGVMLDYRNIASMVKQHDNFLPFTPGDVSLAFLPLSHVFERGWSFYVLCRGGHNVYLQNPMAVKEAIVQVRPHTLCVVPRFLEKVYSAVQDKVIKAPELRQKMFAWAMSVGHKQSEVGQGRHKASLGLSLQWKLADKLVFSKLKQVLGGRLKFMPCGGAALDPNVSAFFQSIDVPVLCGYGMTETTATATCNTLANRVPGSNGAALPEIEIKLGKDNEILLRGDTVMRGYYNRPQETEQTFENGWLKTGDAGRIDEHGNLFITDRIKELMKTSNGKYIAPQRVEGKVGCCPFIEQVAIVADAKNYVSALIVPAFETLEAWAKEKGIHYESPMELLRNTYVIEHFEQRLKTLQSDLAGFEKIKKFTLLPEAFSMEAGLITPTMKLRRKVIYNKYAREISAMYGR, from the coding sequence ATGTCACTCGAGCAGTATCATTTAACACGTTTAATTAAGCAGCAAAGCCTACAACTAGGTGAAGCTATCGCGCTCGAAGGATTCGAAATGGCGGCCCCATGGCACAAGGTGAGCTGGAGTGATTTCGACAGCATAAGCACTAAGATTGCCCAAGCTTTGATTCATTTTGGTTTCGACGCCCAAGATCGGATCGTCATTTTGGCACAAAACTGTCCTCAATGGACCTGTGCCGATATAGCCAGCCTCAAGACTCGTGCGGTCGTGGTGCCTATCTATCCGACCAGTACGTTTGAGCAGGCGAGCTATATTGTCGATGATGCTAAGGCAAAATTGATTTTCGCCGGTGACCAAGCACATTACCAAATGGCCTGTGAGCTTACGAATACCTGTAGTAGCTTAGTTAAAGTCGTGGTGTTCGATAAAAATGTGACGTTGCAGGATAATGATAACCATCACTATTTTGATGATCTTATTGCTGAAAGCTATCCATCAAAAACGCTGATAGAGCTGGATAAGCGTCTTGAAGCTGCAAATCTTGATGACTTACTAACATTAATTTATACCTCTGGCACTACTGGGGACCCAAAAGGCGTGATGCTCGATTATCGCAATATCGCTTCTATGGTTAAGCAGCATGATAACTTCCTGCCATTTACGCCTGGTGATGTGTCGCTGGCTTTCTTGCCTCTTAGTCATGTTTTCGAGCGAGGCTGGAGCTTCTACGTACTTTGTCGAGGCGGTCATAACGTCTATTTACAAAACCCTATGGCGGTCAAAGAAGCCATAGTCCAGGTGCGTCCTCATACGCTTTGTGTGGTACCGAGATTTTTAGAAAAGGTATATAGCGCAGTTCAGGATAAGGTCATTAAAGCGCCTGAACTCAGGCAGAAGATGTTTGCTTGGGCCATGTCTGTTGGTCATAAGCAGTCCGAAGTGGGCCAGGGCCGACATAAAGCTTCATTGGGCTTAAGCTTACAGTGGAAACTTGCCGATAAACTGGTTTTTAGCAAGCTGAAGCAGGTCTTAGGTGGTCGTCTTAAGTTTATGCCTTGTGGTGGTGCAGCGCTTGACCCGAATGTCAGTGCCTTCTTCCAGAGTATCGATGTGCCAGTTTTATGTGGCTACGGTATGACCGAAACTACCGCTACCGCAACTTGTAATACTCTAGCTAATCGAGTGCCGGGATCTAATGGTGCGGCTTTACCTGAAATTGAGATAAAGCTAGGTAAAGATAACGAAATTCTATTACGTGGCGATACCGTCATGCGTGGTTACTACAATCGACCACAAGAAACAGAGCAGACGTTTGAAAATGGCTGGCTTAAAACCGGTGATGCAGGCCGAATCGATGAGCATGGCAACCTGTTTATTACCGATCGCATCAAAGAGCTGATGAAAACCTCTAACGGTAAGTATATTGCACCGCAACGCGTAGAAGGCAAAGTGGGTTGCTGCCCATTCATCGAGCAAGTTGCCATCGTTGCAGACGCCAAGAACTATGTTTCAGCCTTGATTGTTCCGGCATTTGAAACCCTTGAAGCTTGGGCTAAAGAGAAGGGGATTCATTATGAATCACCGATGGAACTGCTGAGAAATACCTATGTGATTGAGCACTTTGAACAGCGTCTCAAGACATTACAAAGTGATCTTGCTGGTTTCGAAAAGATTAAGAAATTTACGCTATTGCCGGAAGCTTTTTCGATGGAAGCGGGTCTAATCACCCCGACCATGAAGCTACGTCGCAAGGTGATCTACAATAAGTACGCTCGTGAGATCAGTGCGATGTATGGTAGATAG
- a CDS encoding ABC transporter ATP-binding protein — translation MDVNQAPILEFSKVTKRFSAKATADKTALNELSMSLYPGMVVGLLGQNGAGKSTLMRCALGIIEPNSGSITTLGEPVHQLSSAAKAQIGYVPQQPFGYEGFSVSRSLELHRSFYPEWDRALEDTWLERFDLDPAQQVQRLSVGQRQSLALIMAMAYRPKLLILDEPVASLDPIARRKFMSDLFELALDSGSAVLFSSHITSDLERVASHLALMKSGKLVLFKEMDSVREQVKLLSLGADDEVPGDLHVLNHQGNKVLVDNFNAAKHQSIHAESLNLEQLFMELHR, via the coding sequence ATGGATGTGAACCAAGCGCCGATTCTCGAGTTTAGCAAAGTGACTAAACGATTCTCAGCTAAGGCTACAGCCGATAAAACAGCGCTCAATGAACTGAGCATGTCGCTTTATCCTGGTATGGTTGTCGGCCTTTTGGGGCAAAATGGCGCTGGTAAGTCGACCTTGATGCGTTGTGCTCTGGGGATTATCGAGCCTAATTCTGGTTCAATTACCACTTTAGGTGAGCCAGTTCATCAACTGAGCTCTGCAGCTAAGGCGCAGATAGGTTATGTACCTCAGCAGCCTTTTGGCTATGAAGGTTTTAGTGTCTCACGCTCGCTAGAATTACACCGCAGCTTCTACCCTGAATGGGACCGAGCACTTGAAGATACCTGGCTAGAACGTTTCGATCTGGATCCAGCTCAGCAAGTACAACGCCTTTCGGTGGGTCAACGTCAGTCTCTCGCCTTGATCATGGCCATGGCCTATCGACCTAAGCTACTTATCTTAGATGAGCCTGTGGCCAGTTTAGATCCTATTGCTCGACGTAAATTTATGTCTGATCTGTTCGAGTTGGCATTAGATTCAGGCTCAGCTGTACTGTTTTCTTCGCATATCACCTCAGATTTAGAGCGTGTTGCCAGCCATCTAGCCCTGATGAAATCCGGTAAGTTGGTACTTTTTAAAGAGATGGATAGTGTCCGCGAACAGGTCAAATTATTGAGCCTAGGTGCCGATGATGAAGTGCCTGGCGATCTACATGTACTGAATCATCAGGGTAATAAAGTGCTGGTGGATAATTTTAATGCGGCAAAACACCAATCAATACACGCCGAATCGCTGAACCTCGAGCAGTTATTTATGGAGCTGCACCGATGA
- a CDS encoding GntR family transcriptional regulator, with the protein MLELINVNPSSGEPIYRQLSEQIVRLIVGGQLETEQVLPSVRQMAEHLSVNPMTVSRAVQQLVEQGWLERRRGQPTRVAKREPSETTSSAQLLKPDVDNLLSQAKQLGISRDELIKLIESCW; encoded by the coding sequence ATGTTAGAACTAATAAATGTCAACCCCAGTAGTGGCGAACCTATATATCGGCAGTTGAGCGAACAGATAGTGCGTTTGATTGTGGGTGGCCAACTAGAAACAGAACAAGTGCTGCCTTCGGTGCGGCAGATGGCTGAGCATCTTTCTGTGAACCCGATGACGGTATCCAGAGCGGTGCAGCAACTGGTTGAGCAAGGCTGGTTAGAGAGGCGACGTGGCCAACCGACACGGGTTGCAAAACGTGAACCGAGTGAGACCACCTCGAGTGCTCAGTTACTTAAGCCGGACGTCGACAATCTGTTGTCTCAGGCCAAACAGCTAGGAATAAGCCGAGATGAACTGATAAAGCTCATCGAAAGTTGTTGGTAG
- a CDS encoding alpha/beta hydrolase — translation MTLISTLLVSSVILSLPAFASVDSDSSKQDAQQSHQNESHCYVDGLSEQLNCGFITVAENPAKPDGKQIEIHYVVLPGIKNSDHTQAFLAIAGGPGQSAIDNAAGFNRMFSKVRQKRDILLIDQRGTGRSNILNCEGEGFDSALAINEADFDVAEETQACLDKIIDSDVTQYGSLNALNDFEAVRKHLGYQKLHVYGISYGTRMAQLYLRHHPEVLSTVTIDGVVPMQQSVLAIGNAISRAFDLLIKDCNSSSLCGAQFPNLKADLDSVDAKLTIAPVISQVRDPLTGEATQLTMTRAKFMGAIRMALYMPNVRALIPHAISEAAKENYQPIMGLYSLTIDSTGIAMGMHASVICGEDWQRMTAEERESANSTYFGSEMIKTFEQSCAIWNMPAVAADFSAPISSDIPILVLSGELDPATPPSWGELAMEKLTNAQHFIAPYATHGVAHQSCANDLIAELVETGSVKEIDGECLNKDVSRNFYLNASTVEAIPSTEQENQQVKPAAQGASHD, via the coding sequence ATGACATTGATTAGCACGTTACTTGTTAGTAGCGTTATTTTGAGTCTGCCAGCCTTTGCATCTGTCGACTCAGATAGCAGCAAGCAGGATGCACAACAGTCGCACCAAAATGAAAGCCACTGTTATGTGGATGGTCTATCTGAACAACTCAACTGCGGCTTTATCACAGTAGCCGAAAATCCAGCTAAGCCAGATGGAAAGCAGATTGAGATCCATTATGTGGTGTTGCCAGGGATTAAAAATAGCGACCATACTCAAGCATTTCTCGCTATTGCTGGCGGTCCTGGCCAATCAGCGATCGACAACGCTGCGGGCTTTAACCGCATGTTCAGTAAGGTACGTCAAAAAAGAGATATCCTACTTATCGATCAGCGTGGCACTGGCCGCTCTAACATTTTAAATTGTGAAGGTGAAGGTTTCGACAGTGCACTGGCGATCAACGAAGCTGATTTCGATGTTGCCGAAGAGACTCAAGCCTGTCTGGATAAAATTATTGATTCGGATGTCACCCAATATGGCAGCCTTAATGCGCTGAACGATTTCGAAGCGGTGCGTAAACACCTTGGCTATCAAAAATTGCATGTTTATGGCATCTCTTACGGCACACGCATGGCTCAGCTATACCTGCGTCACCACCCAGAAGTATTATCGACAGTTACCATAGATGGTGTAGTCCCTATGCAGCAAAGTGTGCTTGCTATAGGGAATGCTATCAGCCGCGCCTTCGACCTCTTGATTAAAGATTGCAATAGCAGCTCACTGTGTGGTGCTCAATTTCCAAATCTTAAAGCTGACTTAGACAGTGTCGATGCCAAACTCACAATCGCTCCGGTTATCAGCCAAGTTCGCGACCCATTAACTGGCGAAGCAACCCAGCTCACCATGACCCGCGCTAAATTTATGGGTGCCATAAGAATGGCCCTTTATATGCCCAATGTTCGAGCGCTTATTCCCCATGCAATCAGTGAAGCTGCCAAAGAAAATTATCAACCGATCATGGGCCTATACTCCCTCACTATAGATAGCACAGGTATTGCCATGGGCATGCACGCCTCAGTGATCTGTGGTGAAGACTGGCAACGTATGACAGCCGAAGAGCGGGAATCGGCTAACTCCACCTATTTCGGCTCTGAGATGATAAAGACATTCGAGCAATCTTGCGCCATCTGGAACATGCCAGCAGTCGCTGCCGACTTTTCAGCGCCCATTAGCAGTGATATTCCCATACTCGTACTATCCGGTGAGTTAGACCCTGCTACGCCACCAAGTTGGGGGGAACTCGCCATGGAAAAACTGACCAATGCGCAACACTTTATCGCCCCCTATGCGACTCACGGTGTCGCCCATCAATCTTGTGCTAATGACCTTATTGCCGAGCTTGTCGAAACGGGTAGCGTAAAAGAGATAGATGGAGAGTGTCTCAACAAAGATGTCAGCCGTAACTTCTATCTCAATGCCAGTACGGTTGAGGCGATTCCCTCTACAGAGCAAGAAAACCAACAAGTAAAACCAGCAGCCCAAGGAGCGAGCCATGATTAA
- a CDS encoding ATP-binding cassette domain-containing protein — MIKVSNLSKRICEVQALDNLSFEAKDGQITGLLGPNGAGKTTCLRTVFGLLQADEGKAEIDGIDVSKFPIEAKQQLGLFPDPFGLYERLSPREYISYFAELNGLSRKEAKTATAKVLTQLHMDDIADRRCKGFSQGQRMKTALAQAIVHQPTNIILDEPTRGLDVMSTRVLRDLLKALKDQGHCVLFSSHVMQEVAALCDQVIVMADGKVVATGSPDELCQQTGKESLEDAFIKLIGTDEGIAA; from the coding sequence ATGATTAAAGTATCAAATCTATCAAAGCGTATTTGCGAGGTTCAGGCACTCGACAATCTTAGCTTCGAGGCTAAAGATGGCCAAATCACCGGACTGCTTGGTCCAAACGGCGCAGGTAAAACCACTTGTCTAAGAACCGTTTTTGGTCTGTTGCAGGCCGATGAAGGCAAAGCCGAAATCGATGGTATCGATGTGTCTAAGTTCCCGATTGAGGCCAAACAACAATTAGGGCTATTTCCCGATCCATTTGGTCTTTATGAGCGCTTATCTCCGCGGGAATACATTAGTTATTTCGCAGAATTAAATGGCCTGTCTCGTAAAGAAGCTAAAACTGCCACCGCTAAAGTACTCACCCAGCTGCATATGGATGATATCGCCGATCGTCGCTGCAAAGGCTTCTCTCAGGGCCAACGCATGAAGACAGCTCTGGCTCAAGCCATCGTCCACCAGCCGACAAACATCATACTCGATGAGCCAACCCGAGGCCTGGATGTGATGAGTACCCGCGTGCTCAGAGATCTACTCAAGGCACTAAAGGACCAAGGTCACTGCGTGCTCTTCTCTAGTCATGTGATGCAAGAGGTCGCCGCACTGTGTGATCAGGTAATAGTGATGGCTGACGGCAAAGTCGTTGCCACCGGTAGCCCGGATGAACTATGCCAACAGACAGGCAAAGAGTCACTTGAGGATGCTTTCATCAAACTAATCGGCACAGACGAAGGAATCGCAGCATGA
- a CDS encoding ABC transporter permease has translation MNKIITMVRKELIDAARDKRSVMAGLYYAIGTPLMMCGMFMLLIGQMSSPEDLNIKIDNADNAPDLIKYLSSQGISHGDSQSTNDEGDKLDVKDIRLVISDDYAAQMAKGMSAEITLIADKSNEKLQNSIRRLERNLQTYSAEMGSLRLIARGIDPRVVQPIKINVEDQATPDSKGGVILGVATMTMIYAVFISGMNLAIDTSAGERERNSLSLLLSHPVSTRSIVLAKVFSVTVFAMLGLLLTLIMSKISYAFVPWQELGFTVNISTDFILLMMLIGLPIAMMAASLQLFVSFMAKTFKEAQSYLTLVLIVPMMLSMAASYNIAPDTLQWLPVSGQQQALIAFIKGREIPMLQLLLSSLTTLIIAAGLTFGMERSLKSEKIVFGL, from the coding sequence ATGAACAAAATAATAACTATGGTTCGAAAGGAACTTATCGATGCAGCGAGAGATAAGCGATCGGTAATGGCTGGACTCTATTACGCTATCGGTACACCTTTGATGATGTGCGGCATGTTTATGTTGCTAATCGGTCAGATGTCGAGCCCGGAAGATCTCAACATCAAGATAGACAATGCTGACAATGCACCGGATCTTATCAAGTATCTCTCAAGCCAAGGCATAAGCCACGGCGATAGCCAAAGCACCAATGATGAAGGTGACAAGCTGGACGTTAAAGATATTCGCTTAGTGATCAGTGATGACTATGCCGCCCAGATGGCCAAAGGTATGAGCGCCGAAATCACGCTTATCGCCGATAAATCTAACGAGAAACTACAAAACTCAATCCGCCGCCTTGAACGTAACCTACAGACCTATAGCGCAGAAATGGGCAGCTTACGCCTGATAGCCAGAGGAATAGATCCAAGAGTGGTGCAACCCATTAAGATAAATGTTGAGGATCAGGCCACGCCGGATTCGAAAGGCGGAGTGATCTTAGGCGTTGCCACTATGACCATGATTTATGCTGTATTTATTTCAGGCATGAATTTAGCGATTGATACCAGTGCTGGTGAGCGAGAACGTAACTCGTTATCTCTGCTACTCAGCCATCCTGTATCAACCCGCAGCATAGTGTTAGCTAAGGTGTTTTCCGTTACGGTATTTGCCATGTTAGGCCTGCTGTTAACCCTGATTATGTCCAAAATTTCCTATGCCTTTGTACCTTGGCAGGAACTTGGATTTACCGTCAATATCAGCACTGACTTCATCTTACTCATGATGTTGATTGGTTTGCCGATTGCCATGATGGCAGCCAGCTTACAGCTGTTTGTTTCCTTTATGGCCAAGACGTTTAAAGAGGCGCAGTCCTACCTAACTTTAGTCTTGATAGTCCCTATGATGTTATCTATGGCTGCCAGCTACAATATTGCACCTGACACCTTGCAGTGGCTGCCAGTATCAGGCCAACAGCAAGCATTAATCGCCTTTATCAAGGGTCGAGAGATCCCTATGTTGCAGCTACTACTGTCATCGTTAACGACATTAATCATAGCGGCAGGCCTCACTTTTGGCATGGAAAGATCACTCAAGAGCGAGAAGATAGTTTTCGGTTTATAG
- a CDS encoding GlxA family transcriptional regulator has product MKKITILAAGNVVAGGIVSFLDVFSFCNVYWRRMNPEATEDLFHCHVVSYDGQPVNTNQHIQIPAIGLDKPEDILQADAVILASAFVTSREEFQAYLNEFEPLFEPLRVFAASGKPVAAYCSGTLMLAASGLLNGHRATTVWWLREMFERNFPDVDLCMDKLVISDEHFHTAGATTSNLSLALHLIGILAGEQIAHQMAKILLIDPNRTSQQPFMSMELSVGVSNHKDELVSKIQNWMQAHIGQSFLLDDIADKFAVGKRTMIRRFKKALNETPASYMQRLRVDEAKRLLETTELALEQIVDRVGYEDVSSFRKLFIQLTSLSPRAYREKFNTHSCC; this is encoded by the coding sequence ATGAAGAAGATCACAATACTGGCTGCTGGTAATGTCGTTGCTGGTGGTATTGTCAGCTTTCTGGATGTGTTCAGTTTCTGCAATGTCTATTGGCGACGCATGAACCCTGAGGCAACAGAAGATCTGTTTCATTGTCATGTGGTTTCATATGATGGCCAGCCGGTGAATACCAATCAGCATATTCAAATTCCTGCCATAGGCCTGGATAAACCCGAAGATATTCTGCAAGCCGATGCGGTTATTCTGGCGTCAGCCTTTGTGACTAGCAGAGAGGAGTTTCAAGCATACCTCAATGAGTTTGAACCTTTATTCGAGCCACTAAGAGTGTTTGCAGCCAGTGGTAAACCCGTGGCGGCTTATTGCTCCGGTACCTTGATGTTAGCCGCCTCTGGCTTGCTCAATGGCCACAGGGCAACGACCGTTTGGTGGTTAAGGGAGATGTTTGAGCGGAATTTTCCCGATGTGGATCTCTGTATGGATAAACTGGTTATTTCCGACGAACACTTTCATACCGCTGGGGCGACGACATCAAACCTGAGTCTGGCACTTCACCTGATTGGTATTCTTGCCGGTGAACAGATCGCCCATCAGATGGCCAAAATACTGTTAATCGACCCTAATAGAACCTCGCAGCAACCTTTCATGTCTATGGAGCTATCTGTTGGGGTGAGTAATCACAAAGATGAGTTGGTGTCTAAAATCCAAAACTGGATGCAGGCACACATAGGGCAGAGTTTCCTACTCGATGATATTGCCGATAAGTTTGCTGTGGGTAAGCGAACTATGATCAGGCGTTTTAAGAAGGCACTTAATGAGACGCCAGCTAGCTATATGCAGCGTTTGCGTGTTGATGAGGCTAAGCGATTACTCGAAACCACTGAACTGGCCCTAGAGCAGATCGTAGATAGAGTTGGCTACGAAGATGTGAGTTCATTTAGAAAGCTGTTTATTCAGCTGACAAGCTTATCGCCAAGGGCTTATAGAGAGAAGTTTAATACCCACAGCTGCTGCTAA
- a CDS encoding methyl-accepting chemotaxis protein, which yields MEFLSSWSIKRKLMAVMLVFGLAGMTILLDVIVNTNFVADKFNEYDQAGVSSQKYVLSISRDMNYVSRLSRSIMLGDDFSKNYSLLDTRIRDIYSHFDHLEESLNLISDSNARSRLSQLAANSKQATKTFLEDGRTRMLQLKSVDRTPEVLQAAWASYRTGASPFANKARSSFKELVNAEEAARSEVQQAAIVSMSDMKQQLIIITIASFVIGGLILFFVARTILNSLSSLTRSIDDIERNSDLTQRTQVTSKDEFAALSNAFNLMLDKFQTSINSVSNTSMQLAQSAEGMAQVTSVTATSVQTQRHELDMVATAMNEMTATVVEVAKNANDAADAANETDSQSKDGMKVVNNTVDTIVGLAAEIESAAEVIQNLEKDSNQIGTILDVIKGIAQQTNLLALNAAIEAARAGEQGRGFAVVADEVRTLASRTQESTEEIQSMIEKLQSGTKVAVNVMSDSRKYADDSVNHAKSAGEALKMITESIGTITEMNTQIATAAEEQSAVSEEINANIVNISHAAEEAAEGANSTSTESERLAEMAKELQLLVQQFKL from the coding sequence ATGGAGTTTTTATCTTCATGGAGCATCAAACGTAAATTGATGGCTGTGATGTTAGTGTTCGGACTCGCTGGAATGACTATTCTGCTTGATGTCATAGTGAACACTAATTTTGTGGCGGATAAGTTCAATGAATACGATCAAGCTGGTGTGAGTAGCCAGAAGTATGTCTTATCCATTAGCCGTGATATGAATTATGTCTCCCGATTATCCAGAAGCATCATGCTAGGGGATGATTTTAGTAAAAACTATTCACTTCTCGATACCCGGATCAGAGATATTTATAGCCATTTTGATCATCTTGAAGAGTCACTCAATCTTATTTCAGATTCGAATGCCAGAAGTCGTCTCAGTCAACTTGCTGCAAATTCTAAGCAGGCCACAAAAACCTTTTTAGAAGATGGCCGCACACGTATGTTGCAGCTTAAGTCTGTCGACCGAACGCCAGAAGTGCTGCAAGCAGCATGGGCATCTTATCGAACAGGAGCAAGTCCTTTTGCTAACAAGGCAAGAAGTAGTTTTAAAGAGTTAGTTAACGCCGAAGAGGCTGCCAGAAGCGAAGTACAACAAGCTGCAATCGTCTCTATGTCTGATATGAAACAGCAGCTTATTATCATTACCATTGCTTCGTTTGTGATTGGTGGACTGATCCTGTTTTTTGTTGCTCGTACAATTTTAAATTCTCTTAGTAGTTTAACTCGCTCTATTGATGATATTGAACGTAACTCAGATTTGACACAACGTACTCAAGTTACCAGCAAGGACGAGTTTGCAGCCCTCTCAAATGCATTCAATTTGATGTTGGATAAGTTTCAGACCAGCATTAACAGTGTGTCTAATACGTCTATGCAATTGGCTCAATCTGCCGAAGGCATGGCGCAGGTTACCTCGGTAACAGCAACTTCGGTACAAACTCAGAGGCATGAGCTGGATATGGTGGCTACTGCGATGAATGAGATGACAGCCACGGTTGTAGAGGTGGCTAAAAATGCTAATGATGCAGCTGATGCAGCTAACGAAACCGATAGTCAGTCTAAAGATGGTATGAAAGTCGTCAATAATACAGTGGATACGATTGTTGGTTTAGCGGCTGAGATAGAAAGTGCTGCGGAAGTAATACAAAACCTAGAAAAGGACAGCAATCAGATTGGTACCATTCTGGATGTTATTAAAGGTATTGCTCAGCAGACTAACTTACTGGCATTAAATGCCGCGATCGAAGCAGCAAGAGCCGGTGAGCAAGGTCGAGGTTTCGCCGTTGTCGCTGATGAAGTTCGAACGTTAGCAAGCAGAACCCAAGAGTCGACCGAAGAGATTCAGTCTATGATTGAGAAGCTACAGAGCGGTACTAAAGTGGCTGTAAATGTGATGTCAGATAGTCGAAAATATGCAGATGACAGCGTGAATCACGCAAAATCTGCTGGTGAAGCGCTGAAGATGATCACAGAGTCAATTGGTACAATAACTGAAATGAACACTCAGATTGCTACAGCAGCCGAAGAGCAATCGGCTGTATCTGAAGAGATTAACGCTAATATCGTCAATATTAGTCATGCTGCTGAAGAAGCTGCTGAAGGTGCTAACTCTACGTCAACCGAGAGTGAGAGATTAGCCGAGATGGCTAAAGAGCTGCAGCTTCTGGTTCAGCAATTTAAGCTTTAG